A single genomic interval of Myxocyprinus asiaticus isolate MX2 ecotype Aquarium Trade chromosome 19, UBuf_Myxa_2, whole genome shotgun sequence harbors:
- the LOC127409683 gene encoding squalene synthase-like, which yields MDILKSLGHPEEIYNLCKYKIGGYRSVMPKLDYDSMSETLRTCYVYLNQTSRSFAAVIQALDGELRHAVCIFYLVLRALDTVEDDMTIPLEKKVPLLHDFHMFLYQPEWCFTKSREKDRQVLEDFPTISVEFRNLGQQYRDVISDICHQMGVGMAEFLEKKVGSMNEWDKYCHYVAGLVGIGLSRLFSASQLEDPEVGRDTELANSMGLFLQKTNIIRDYLEDQQEGRAFWPQEAWSQFASRLEDFTQPQNLSSALSCLNLLVTDALHHVPDVITYLSHLRNQSVFNFCAIPQVMAIATLSACYNNPHVFQGVVKIRKGQAVTLMMQATNMSAVQSIIAQYSQEILQKVSVTDPSQEKTLCILSLIREKSLSPAMLSSRAHHLSPVYVSAVMLLAALSWQYLNATAGQPPGGADMQRH from the exons ATGGACATCCTGAAGTCTTTAGGACACCCGGAAGAGATCTACAATCTCTGTAAATACAAAATAGGAGGCTACCGTTCTGTAATGCCAAAATTGGATTAT GACTCCATGAGCGAAACCCTGCGGACCTGCTACGTGTATCTGAACCAGACGAGCCGGAGCTTCGCGGCGGTGATTCAGGCCCTTGACGGGGAACTACG GCATGCGGTGTGTATATTCTACCTGGTTCTGCGGGCTCTAGACACAGTTGAAGATGACATGACGATCCCGCTGGAGAAGAAGGTCCCGTTACTGCATGACTTTCACATGTTCCTCTATCAGCCGGAGTGGTGCTTCACCAagagcagagagaaagacagacaggtccTGGAGGATTTTCCCACG attTCAGTGGAGTTCAGGAATTTAGGCCAGCAGTATCGGGATGTCATTTCAGATATTTGTCACCAGATGGGTGTTGGGATGGCAGAATTCCTGGAGAAGAAAGTTGGATCCATGAATGAGTGGGACAAG TACTGTCATTACGTGGCAGGTCTGGTTGGGATCGGACTGTCCCGTCTGTTCTCAGCGTCTCAGCTGGAAGATCCCGAGGTGGGTCGGGACACAGAACTGGCGAACTCCATGGGTCTGTTTCTTCAGAAGACCAACATCATCAGAGATTACCTGGAGGACCAGCAGGAGGGACGAGCCTTCTGGCCACAGGAG GCCTGGAGTCAGTTTGCATCTCGTCTGGAAGATTTCACTCAGCCACAAAATttgagctctgccctctcctgTCTCAATCTGCTGGTGACAGACGCCCTCCATCATGTCCCTGATGTCATCACGTATCTGTCCCATCTCCGCAACCAGAGCGTCTTCAATTTCTGTGCCATCCCGCAG GTGATGGCGATAGCAACTCTTTCAGCATGCTATAACAACCCTCACGTGTTCCAGGGCGTGGTGAAGATCCGTAAAGGTCAGGCGGTCACGCTCATGATGCAGGCCACAAACATGAGCGCTGTTCAGAGTATAATTGCACAGTACAGTCAGGAG ATCCTGCAGAAAGTTTCCGTCACGGATCCGTCACAGGAAAAGACGCTGTGTATCTTGAGTCTGATCCGTGAGAAGAGTCTTTCTCCAGCCATGCTGTCGTCCCGAGCGCATCATCTCTCTCCGGTCTATGTGTCAGCCGTGATGCTGTTAGCGGCTCTCAGCTGGCAGTACCTCAACGCCACGGCCGGACAGCCACCAGGGGGCGCCGATATGCAGAGACACTGA